From one Brachypodium distachyon strain Bd21 chromosome 4, Brachypodium_distachyon_v3.0, whole genome shotgun sequence genomic stretch:
- the LOC100831085 gene encoding U-box domain-containing protein 33 isoform X2, translating to MAVVSRARASPPSPSSSPLPGYSPRSPHPEVERMFMRGGSGRSSNGSGTNRSASLREIDEEAATISEPEEDNDSGGKLHVAVGKDLKDSRSSLIWAAGNLLHGGDLRLVLLHVHQPAERIMNGLCKVPASHLEEKELRAYRRIEKDDMDALLNQYLNFCRISLKVQAETLVIEKNTPAHGIIELIDKYHITKLVMGTSSVSVKRNIPKSKVAASVHLQAKPYCQIFYVSKETLACSREATQLSVKPESPRSSCASSLSDQSEFPARSASLPPGHPGFLGSADQEALPRRSNSVSYPLSGSIVDSVENLSLARRQSIDMTSTVFSPNSSQQSTVGSSLDLKDLDSMDGSPTPVSIAISEHQHSMVETVIQNEVFEQLHRVRNELERSRKEASEGRQKAEKDLYEASMKFRARENSLCREKKEVEERLTREKAGLEKEHLNICNELQKANGKRAELENKLLQANCRIEELQQLQGELQCEKDHAVREAEEMRQINGNIVFGSTGAVALTEFSYTEIKEATSDFDDSKKIGHGGCGSVYKGFLRHTTVAIKKFNREGTTGEKEFNDEVETLSRMRHPNLVTLIGVCREAKALVFEFMSNGSLEDCLQCKNQTHPLSWKMRIRIAADICIGLIFLHSNKPKGIAHGDLKPDNVLLDASFVCKLADFGISRPLNLTNTTVTPYHRTNQIKGTMGYMDPGYIASGELTAQYDVYSFGVVLMRLLTGKNPLGLPNEVEAALSNGLLQDIMDASAGDWPPEYTEELARLALRCCRYDRKKRPDLANEAWGVLQAMINYPDDKSATPSFFICPMTQEIMRDPHIAADGFTYEGEAIKDWLQRGHKMSPTIYLDLAHHELIPNNALRFAIQEWQMQQKP from the exons ATGGCTGTGGTCAGCAGAGCTCGCGCTTCTCCCCCTTCGCCGTCATCATCACCATTGCCGGGCTATTCCCCTCGGTCGCCTCACCCTGAGGTGGAGAGGATGTTCATGCGTGGAGGGAGCGGGCGGTCATCCAACGGTAGCGGTACTAACAGGAGCGCCAGCCTCAGAGAGATCGATGAGGAGGCTGCGACCATCTCTGAGCCAGAGGAGGACAACGATAGCGGAGGGAAGCTGCACGTGGCTGTCGGGAAGGACCTCAAGGACAGCAGGTCCAGCCTCATCTGGGCAGCCGGGAACCTCCTGCACGGTGGTGATCTCAGGCTTGTCCTGCTGCATGTCCATCAGCCTGCCGAGAGGATTATGAACG GATTATGCAAGGTCCCTGCAAGCCATCTGGAAGAAAAGGAGCTCAGAGCATACAGAAGGATCGAGAAGGACGATATGGATGCACTTTTAAATCAGTACCTTAATTTCTGCAGAATATCTCTAAAG GTGCAAGCCGAAACACTAGTGATCGAGAAGAACACTCCTGCACATGGCATTATAGAGCTCATTGATAAGTATCACATTACAAAGCTTGTTATGGGAACATCTTCCGTCTCAGT GAAGAGGAACAtaccaaaatcaaaagttgcaGCCAGTGTTCACCTACAGGCCAAACCATATTGCCAGATCTTCTATGTTTCCAAAGAGACTCTTGCTTGCTCTAG GGAAGCCACTCAGCTCTCTGTGAAACCAGAGTCACCCAGAAGCAGCTGCGCGAGCTCTCTCTCAGATCAATCTGAGTTCCCTGCAAGATCAGCGTCATTGCCACCAGGTCATCCAGGTTTCTTAGGCTCTGCAGATCAAGAAGCCCTTCCTCGACGCTCCAACTCAGTTAGTTATCCCTTGTCAGGATCAATAGTGGACAGTGTGGAAAACCTGTCACTTGCAAGGCGGCAATCGATTGATATGACATCAACAGTTTTCTCACCAAATTCCAGCCAACAAAGCACTGTAGGATCCTCATTAGATCTGAAGGATTTGGACAGTATGGATGGATCGCCAACACCTGTTTCAATAGCAATCTCTGAACATCAGCATTCCATG GTGGAAACAGTCATACAAAATGAAGTGTTTGAGCAACTGCACCGAGTCCGCAATGAGCTAGAGCGCTCAAGAAAGGAAGCATCTGAGGGACGGCAGAAAGCCGAGAAGGATCTGTATGAAGCCTCGATGAAG TTCAGAGCACGGGAGAATTCACTCTGCAGAGAAAAGAAGGAGGTGGAGGAAAGACTGACCAGAGAAAAGGCTGGCCTCGAAAAAGAGCACCTCAATATATGCAACGAGCTGCAGAAGGCAAATGGGAAAAGGGCAGAGCTGGAGAACAAGCTTCTTCAGGCCAATTGCAGAATAGAAGAGCTCCAACAGCTGCAAGGAGAGCTGCAGTGCGAGAAAGACCATGCTGTGAGAGAAGCTGAAGAGATGCGCCAAATAAATGGTAACATTGTATTTGGCTCCACTGGTGCAGTTGCCTTGACAGAGTTCAGCTACACAGAGATAAAAGAAGCAACCAGTGACTTTGATGACTCCAAAAAGATTGGGCATGGTGGATGTGGAAGCGTCTACAAGGGCTTTCTCCGTCATACTACTGTGGCTATAAAGAAATTCAACCGTGAAGGCACAACAGGAGAGAAAGAGTTCAATGACGAG GTAGAAACACTTTCTAGGATGAGGCATCCGAACCTTGTCACTCTGATAGGAGTTTGCAGGGAGGCCAAAGCATTAGTTTTCGAATTCATGTCAAACGGAAGCCTAGAGGACTGTTTGCAGTgcaagaaccaaacacatccaCTCTCGTGGAAAATGCGCATCAGAATTGCTGCCGACATCTGCATAGGACTTATTTTCCTCCACTCCaacaaaccaaaaggcattgcCCATGGTGATCTGAAGCCTGACAATGTCCTTCTCGACGCTAGCTTTGTTTGCAAACTGGCAGACTTCGGGATCTCTCGTCCCCTGAATCTGACAAACACCACTGTCACCCCATACCACCGAACAAACCAAATTAAAGGCACAATGGGATACATGGATCCAGGATACATTGCTTCAGGGGAGCTCACAGCGCAATATGATGTTTACTCTTTTGGAGTAGTTCTGATGCGATTGCTAACTGGCAAGAACCCCCTCGGCCTTCCGAACGAGGTGGAGGCAGCCTTGAGCAATGGACTGTTGCAAGATATAATGGATGCCTCTGCAGGGGATTGGCCACCTGAGTACACTGAAGAATTGGCAAGACTGGCACTGCGATGTTGCCGGTATGACAGAAAGAAGCGCCCTGATCTTGCAAACGAGGCCTGGGGTGTTCTGCAAGCTATGATTAACTATCCAGATGACAAATCCGCGACACCATCATTTTTCATCTGTCCAATGACACAG GAGATCATGAGGGATCCACACATTGCAGCTGATGGATTCACATATGAAGGTGAGGCTATAAAGGACTGGCTTCAAAGGGGGCATAAAATGTCCCCCACGATCTACCTCGACCTCGCACACCATGAGTTAATACCGAACAATGCCCTTCGTTTCGCAATTCAAGAATGGCAAATGCAACAGAAACCGTGA
- the LOC100831085 gene encoding U-box domain-containing protein 33 isoform X1: protein MYQRMTCSLGSICLFPHHTARARESGHLLVPPCFYLPCRLGLQQQTLTVQGARASPPSPSSSPLPGYSPRSPHPEVERMFMRGGSGRSSNGSGTNRSASLREIDEEAATISEPEEDNDSGGKLHVAVGKDLKDSRSSLIWAAGNLLHGGDLRLVLLHVHQPAERIMNGLCKVPASHLEEKELRAYRRIEKDDMDALLNQYLNFCRISLKVQAETLVIEKNTPAHGIIELIDKYHITKLVMGTSSVSVKRNIPKSKVAASVHLQAKPYCQIFYVSKETLACSREATQLSVKPESPRSSCASSLSDQSEFPARSASLPPGHPGFLGSADQEALPRRSNSVSYPLSGSIVDSVENLSLARRQSIDMTSTVFSPNSSQQSTVGSSLDLKDLDSMDGSPTPVSIAISEHQHSMVETVIQNEVFEQLHRVRNELERSRKEASEGRQKAEKDLYEASMKFRARENSLCREKKEVEERLTREKAGLEKEHLNICNELQKANGKRAELENKLLQANCRIEELQQLQGELQCEKDHAVREAEEMRQINGNIVFGSTGAVALTEFSYTEIKEATSDFDDSKKIGHGGCGSVYKGFLRHTTVAIKKFNREGTTGEKEFNDEVETLSRMRHPNLVTLIGVCREAKALVFEFMSNGSLEDCLQCKNQTHPLSWKMRIRIAADICIGLIFLHSNKPKGIAHGDLKPDNVLLDASFVCKLADFGISRPLNLTNTTVTPYHRTNQIKGTMGYMDPGYIASGELTAQYDVYSFGVVLMRLLTGKNPLGLPNEVEAALSNGLLQDIMDASAGDWPPEYTEELARLALRCCRYDRKKRPDLANEAWGVLQAMINYPDDKSATPSFFICPMTQEIMRDPHIAADGFTYEGEAIKDWLQRGHKMSPTIYLDLAHHELIPNNALRFAIQEWQMQQKP from the exons ATGTATCAGAGAATGACCTGCAGCTTGGGATCCATTTGTTTATTTCCCCATCATACGGCAAGAGCAAGAGAAAGCGGCCATTTGTTGGTTCCTCCTTGCTTCTATCTGCCTTGTCGCCTTGGCCTCCAACAACAAACTCTAACTGTCCAAGG AGCTCGCGCTTCTCCCCCTTCGCCGTCATCATCACCATTGCCGGGCTATTCCCCTCGGTCGCCTCACCCTGAGGTGGAGAGGATGTTCATGCGTGGAGGGAGCGGGCGGTCATCCAACGGTAGCGGTACTAACAGGAGCGCCAGCCTCAGAGAGATCGATGAGGAGGCTGCGACCATCTCTGAGCCAGAGGAGGACAACGATAGCGGAGGGAAGCTGCACGTGGCTGTCGGGAAGGACCTCAAGGACAGCAGGTCCAGCCTCATCTGGGCAGCCGGGAACCTCCTGCACGGTGGTGATCTCAGGCTTGTCCTGCTGCATGTCCATCAGCCTGCCGAGAGGATTATGAACG GATTATGCAAGGTCCCTGCAAGCCATCTGGAAGAAAAGGAGCTCAGAGCATACAGAAGGATCGAGAAGGACGATATGGATGCACTTTTAAATCAGTACCTTAATTTCTGCAGAATATCTCTAAAG GTGCAAGCCGAAACACTAGTGATCGAGAAGAACACTCCTGCACATGGCATTATAGAGCTCATTGATAAGTATCACATTACAAAGCTTGTTATGGGAACATCTTCCGTCTCAGT GAAGAGGAACAtaccaaaatcaaaagttgcaGCCAGTGTTCACCTACAGGCCAAACCATATTGCCAGATCTTCTATGTTTCCAAAGAGACTCTTGCTTGCTCTAG GGAAGCCACTCAGCTCTCTGTGAAACCAGAGTCACCCAGAAGCAGCTGCGCGAGCTCTCTCTCAGATCAATCTGAGTTCCCTGCAAGATCAGCGTCATTGCCACCAGGTCATCCAGGTTTCTTAGGCTCTGCAGATCAAGAAGCCCTTCCTCGACGCTCCAACTCAGTTAGTTATCCCTTGTCAGGATCAATAGTGGACAGTGTGGAAAACCTGTCACTTGCAAGGCGGCAATCGATTGATATGACATCAACAGTTTTCTCACCAAATTCCAGCCAACAAAGCACTGTAGGATCCTCATTAGATCTGAAGGATTTGGACAGTATGGATGGATCGCCAACACCTGTTTCAATAGCAATCTCTGAACATCAGCATTCCATG GTGGAAACAGTCATACAAAATGAAGTGTTTGAGCAACTGCACCGAGTCCGCAATGAGCTAGAGCGCTCAAGAAAGGAAGCATCTGAGGGACGGCAGAAAGCCGAGAAGGATCTGTATGAAGCCTCGATGAAG TTCAGAGCACGGGAGAATTCACTCTGCAGAGAAAAGAAGGAGGTGGAGGAAAGACTGACCAGAGAAAAGGCTGGCCTCGAAAAAGAGCACCTCAATATATGCAACGAGCTGCAGAAGGCAAATGGGAAAAGGGCAGAGCTGGAGAACAAGCTTCTTCAGGCCAATTGCAGAATAGAAGAGCTCCAACAGCTGCAAGGAGAGCTGCAGTGCGAGAAAGACCATGCTGTGAGAGAAGCTGAAGAGATGCGCCAAATAAATGGTAACATTGTATTTGGCTCCACTGGTGCAGTTGCCTTGACAGAGTTCAGCTACACAGAGATAAAAGAAGCAACCAGTGACTTTGATGACTCCAAAAAGATTGGGCATGGTGGATGTGGAAGCGTCTACAAGGGCTTTCTCCGTCATACTACTGTGGCTATAAAGAAATTCAACCGTGAAGGCACAACAGGAGAGAAAGAGTTCAATGACGAG GTAGAAACACTTTCTAGGATGAGGCATCCGAACCTTGTCACTCTGATAGGAGTTTGCAGGGAGGCCAAAGCATTAGTTTTCGAATTCATGTCAAACGGAAGCCTAGAGGACTGTTTGCAGTgcaagaaccaaacacatccaCTCTCGTGGAAAATGCGCATCAGAATTGCTGCCGACATCTGCATAGGACTTATTTTCCTCCACTCCaacaaaccaaaaggcattgcCCATGGTGATCTGAAGCCTGACAATGTCCTTCTCGACGCTAGCTTTGTTTGCAAACTGGCAGACTTCGGGATCTCTCGTCCCCTGAATCTGACAAACACCACTGTCACCCCATACCACCGAACAAACCAAATTAAAGGCACAATGGGATACATGGATCCAGGATACATTGCTTCAGGGGAGCTCACAGCGCAATATGATGTTTACTCTTTTGGAGTAGTTCTGATGCGATTGCTAACTGGCAAGAACCCCCTCGGCCTTCCGAACGAGGTGGAGGCAGCCTTGAGCAATGGACTGTTGCAAGATATAATGGATGCCTCTGCAGGGGATTGGCCACCTGAGTACACTGAAGAATTGGCAAGACTGGCACTGCGATGTTGCCGGTATGACAGAAAGAAGCGCCCTGATCTTGCAAACGAGGCCTGGGGTGTTCTGCAAGCTATGATTAACTATCCAGATGACAAATCCGCGACACCATCATTTTTCATCTGTCCAATGACACAG GAGATCATGAGGGATCCACACATTGCAGCTGATGGATTCACATATGAAGGTGAGGCTATAAAGGACTGGCTTCAAAGGGGGCATAAAATGTCCCCCACGATCTACCTCGACCTCGCACACCATGAGTTAATACCGAACAATGCCCTTCGTTTCGCAATTCAAGAATGGCAAATGCAACAGAAACCGTGA
- the LOC100826586 gene encoding U-box domain-containing protein 33 isoform X1, with translation MATAGIPSPRAGDSPEPSSSVGSDGEGGEREKVYLAVGREVAGSKALVLWALHKFPKDAAAFVLIHVYSRPKFLPIMGAKIPASQVGEQELIAHKKIELQRISDILDQNLLLCAQEKVQAEKMVVESDDVAERLVQLISEHRVTALVMGAAADKNYTKKMKALKSKKAQIVEQQADPFCRIWYICKGTLVYRRKTTPLSHEAMQEGRLKSGAQKFSVDRSTSLSETWCVSNTWLHKPNLEPHIERTSPNRSCDNEKEDVKEYDKPDNKIQHILRELESARQQAYEEKCSREKAERELFEASQKAQASENMYFGEVKQKNEIEEKLTTTMEEVERLTETTDELCAKLQEERKKKLALEKKIGHSDRIIKDLMLQRDKAVREVEALRAKKGESSATAEGTMHITQLSCSEIKEATNNFEQSLKVGESVYGSVYKGILRHTNVAIKKLNPEITQSQSQFNQEVEILSRVRHPNLVTLIGACKDTQALVYEYMPNGSLDDRLACKDNSKPLGWQLRARIVSDVCSALIFLHSNKPHSIVHSDLKASNILLDGNNVAKLSGFGVCRMSTDEFRDTTTLYRHTHPKGSFVYIDPEYVMTGDLTPLSDVYSFGIVLLRLLTGRPGFGLLKDVQRAVEKGCLEAILDSSAGDWPAMQAEQLARVGLRCCEIRRKNRPDLKTEVWTVLEQMLQSASTRLCSLSFKSVSEDLGGVPSYFICPILQDVMREPLIAADGFTYEAEAIREWIDSGHHTSPMTNLELLHRDLLPNHALRSAIQEWLCRLLNKLKRYDVLVSND, from the exons ATGGCCACGGCTGGCATCCCTTCGCCGCGCGCCGGCGACTCGCCGgagccttcctcctccgtcggcAGCGATGGCgaaggcggcgagcgcgagaaGGTGTACCTGGCGGTCGGGAGGGAGGTGGCTGGATCGAAGGCCTTGGTGCTTTGGGCGCTGCACAAGTTCCCCaaagacgccgccgcctttgTGCTCATTCACGTCTATTCCCGTCCCAAATTCCTCCCCATTA TGGGTGCCAAGATTCCAGCTAGCCAAGTGGGAGAGCAGGAGCTGATTGCACACAAGAAGATAGAGTTGCAAAGGATCAGTGACATTTTGGATCAAAACCTGCTCTTATGCGCGCAGGAAAAG GTCCAGGCTGAAAAAATGGTGGTTGAATCAGATGATGTTGCAGAGCGACTAGTGCAGCTCATTTCTGAACATCGTGTTACTGCTCTTGTCATGGGGGCAGCAGCTGACAAGAATTACACAAA GAAAATGAAAGCTCTCAAGTCCAAGAAAGCACAAATTGTAGAACAGCAGGCAGATCCTTTCTGCAGGATATGGTACATTTGCAAAGGAACACTTGTTTACCGTAG GAAGACTACTCCCCTTAGCCATGAAGCAATGCAAGAAGGCAGGCTAAAATCTGGTGCTCAAAAGTTTTCAGTGGATAGATCAACTAGCTTGTCAGAGACGTGGTGTGTCTCAAACACATGGCTACACAAACCAAATCTTGAACCACATATCGAAAGGACTAGTCCAAACAGATCCTGCGATAATGAAAAG GAAGATGTTAAAGAATACGACAAGCCTGACAATAAAATCCAGCATATACTCAGGGAGTTGGAGAGTGCAAGACAACAAGCTTATGAAGAAAAATGCAGTCGTGAGAAAGCAGAAAGAGAATTATTTGAGGCTTCCCAGAAA GCACAAGCCTCAGAGAATATGTACTTTGGAGAAGTGAAGCAAAAGAATGAAATAGAAGAAAAGTTGACAACAACAATGGAGGAAGTTGAGAGGCTCACAGAAACAACAGATGAACTTTGTGCAAAGCTTCAGGAGGAACGCAAGAAAAAATTGGCCCTGGAGAAAAAAATTGGCCATTCTGACCGTATCATCAAGGATTTGATGTTGCAGCGCGACAAAGCTGTAAGAGAGGTAGAAGCACTGCGCGCAAAGAAAGGAGAGTCTAGTGCAACTGCGGAGGGGACAATGCACATCACACAGTTATCCTGCTCAGAGATTAAGGAAGCAACCAACAACTTTGAGCAATCATTGAAGGTTGGAGAAAGTGTATATGGAAGTGTGTACAAGGGCATTCTTCGGCACACAAATGTAGCTATAAAGAAATTAAATCCTGAAATCACACAGTCACAGTCGCAATTCAATCAAGAG GTAGAAATTCTCAGCAGGGTGCGGCATCCAAACCTGGTGACTCTTATAGGAGCTTGCAAAGACACTCAAGCTCTTGTTTACGAATACATGCCAAATGGAAGCTTGGATGATCGCCTGGCTTGCAAGGACAATTCTAAACCTCTTGGTTGGCAGTTGCGCGCCCGCATCGTTTCTGATGTTTGCTCTGCGCTCATATTCCTCCATTCTAATAAACCCCATAGCATAGTTCACAGTGACCTCAAAGCATCTAATATTCTTCTTGATGGAAACAATGTAGCTAAGCTCAGTGGTTTTGGTGTTTGCCGAATGTCCACTGATGAGTTTAGAGACACCACCACTCTATATAGGCACACCCACCCAAAGGGATCTTTTGTGTACATTGATCCTGAATATGTTATGACTGGGGATCTGACACCCCTATCTGATGTATACTCTTTCGGAATCGTGCTCCTGCGCCTCTTGACTGGAAGACCAGGATTCGGGCTGTTGAAAGATGTGCAACGGGCGGTGGAAAAGGGTTGCTTGGAAGCAATATTGGATTCATCTGCTGGGGACTGGCCAGCTATGCAGGCTGAGCAATTGGCTCGGGTAGGTTTGAGATGTTGTGaaatcagaagaaaaaatcgTCCTGACCTGAAAACGGAGGTTTGGACTGTACTTGAACAGATGTTGCAGTCTGCTTCCACTAGGCTATGTTCCTTGTCATTTAAATCAGTATCAGAAGACCTTGGTGGTGTGCCATCCTATTTCATTTGTCCAATATTACAG GATGTCATGAGGGAGCCTCTAATTGCTGCAGATGGTTTTACCTATGAAGCCGAAGCTATAAGGGAGTGGATTGACAGTGGCCACCATACGTCACCCATGACAAACCTTGAGCTACTCCACCGTGATCTTTTGCCGAACCATGCCCTCCGTTCTGCAATCCAAGAATGG CTATGCAGGTTGCTCAACAAACTCAAAAGGTATGATGTCCTTGTCTCAAATGACTGA
- the LOC100826586 gene encoding U-box domain-containing protein 33 isoform X2 — protein sequence MATAGIPSPRAGDSPEPSSSVGSDGEGGEREKVYLAVGREVAGSKALVLWALHKFPKDAAAFVLIHVYSRPKFLPIMGAKIPASQVGEQELIAHKKIELQRISDILDQNLLLCAQEKVQAEKMVVESDDVAERLVQLISEHRVTALVMGAAADKNYTKKMKALKSKKAQIVEQQADPFCRIWYICKGTLVYRRKTTPLSHEAMQEGRLKSGAQKFSVDRSTSLSETWCVSNTWLHKPNLEPHIERTSPNRSCDNEKEDVKEYDKPDNKIQHILRELESARQQAYEEKCSREKAERELFEASQKAQASENMYFGEVKQKNEIEEKLTTTMEEVERLTETTDELCAKLQEERKKKLALEKKIGHSDRIIKDLMLQRDKAVREVEALRAKKGESSATAEGTMHITQLSCSEIKEATNNFEQSLKVGESVYGSVYKGILRHTNVAIKKLNPEITQSQSQFNQEVEILSRVRHPNLVTLIGACKDTQALVYEYMPNGSLDDRLACKDNSKPLGWQLRARIVSDVCSALIFLHSNKPHSIVHSDLKASNILLDGNNVAKLSGFGVCRMSTDEFRDTTTLYRHTHPKGSFVYIDPEYVMTGDLTPLSDVYSFGIVLLRLLTGRPGFGLLKDVQRAVEKGCLEAILDSSAGDWPAMQAEQLARVGLRCCEIRRKNRPDLKTEVWTVLEQMLQSASTRLCSLSFKSVSEDLGGVPSYFICPILQDVMREPLIAADGFTYEAEAIREWIDSGHHTSPMTNLELLHRDLLPNHALRSAIQEWLQTNAN from the exons ATGGCCACGGCTGGCATCCCTTCGCCGCGCGCCGGCGACTCGCCGgagccttcctcctccgtcggcAGCGATGGCgaaggcggcgagcgcgagaaGGTGTACCTGGCGGTCGGGAGGGAGGTGGCTGGATCGAAGGCCTTGGTGCTTTGGGCGCTGCACAAGTTCCCCaaagacgccgccgcctttgTGCTCATTCACGTCTATTCCCGTCCCAAATTCCTCCCCATTA TGGGTGCCAAGATTCCAGCTAGCCAAGTGGGAGAGCAGGAGCTGATTGCACACAAGAAGATAGAGTTGCAAAGGATCAGTGACATTTTGGATCAAAACCTGCTCTTATGCGCGCAGGAAAAG GTCCAGGCTGAAAAAATGGTGGTTGAATCAGATGATGTTGCAGAGCGACTAGTGCAGCTCATTTCTGAACATCGTGTTACTGCTCTTGTCATGGGGGCAGCAGCTGACAAGAATTACACAAA GAAAATGAAAGCTCTCAAGTCCAAGAAAGCACAAATTGTAGAACAGCAGGCAGATCCTTTCTGCAGGATATGGTACATTTGCAAAGGAACACTTGTTTACCGTAG GAAGACTACTCCCCTTAGCCATGAAGCAATGCAAGAAGGCAGGCTAAAATCTGGTGCTCAAAAGTTTTCAGTGGATAGATCAACTAGCTTGTCAGAGACGTGGTGTGTCTCAAACACATGGCTACACAAACCAAATCTTGAACCACATATCGAAAGGACTAGTCCAAACAGATCCTGCGATAATGAAAAG GAAGATGTTAAAGAATACGACAAGCCTGACAATAAAATCCAGCATATACTCAGGGAGTTGGAGAGTGCAAGACAACAAGCTTATGAAGAAAAATGCAGTCGTGAGAAAGCAGAAAGAGAATTATTTGAGGCTTCCCAGAAA GCACAAGCCTCAGAGAATATGTACTTTGGAGAAGTGAAGCAAAAGAATGAAATAGAAGAAAAGTTGACAACAACAATGGAGGAAGTTGAGAGGCTCACAGAAACAACAGATGAACTTTGTGCAAAGCTTCAGGAGGAACGCAAGAAAAAATTGGCCCTGGAGAAAAAAATTGGCCATTCTGACCGTATCATCAAGGATTTGATGTTGCAGCGCGACAAAGCTGTAAGAGAGGTAGAAGCACTGCGCGCAAAGAAAGGAGAGTCTAGTGCAACTGCGGAGGGGACAATGCACATCACACAGTTATCCTGCTCAGAGATTAAGGAAGCAACCAACAACTTTGAGCAATCATTGAAGGTTGGAGAAAGTGTATATGGAAGTGTGTACAAGGGCATTCTTCGGCACACAAATGTAGCTATAAAGAAATTAAATCCTGAAATCACACAGTCACAGTCGCAATTCAATCAAGAG GTAGAAATTCTCAGCAGGGTGCGGCATCCAAACCTGGTGACTCTTATAGGAGCTTGCAAAGACACTCAAGCTCTTGTTTACGAATACATGCCAAATGGAAGCTTGGATGATCGCCTGGCTTGCAAGGACAATTCTAAACCTCTTGGTTGGCAGTTGCGCGCCCGCATCGTTTCTGATGTTTGCTCTGCGCTCATATTCCTCCATTCTAATAAACCCCATAGCATAGTTCACAGTGACCTCAAAGCATCTAATATTCTTCTTGATGGAAACAATGTAGCTAAGCTCAGTGGTTTTGGTGTTTGCCGAATGTCCACTGATGAGTTTAGAGACACCACCACTCTATATAGGCACACCCACCCAAAGGGATCTTTTGTGTACATTGATCCTGAATATGTTATGACTGGGGATCTGACACCCCTATCTGATGTATACTCTTTCGGAATCGTGCTCCTGCGCCTCTTGACTGGAAGACCAGGATTCGGGCTGTTGAAAGATGTGCAACGGGCGGTGGAAAAGGGTTGCTTGGAAGCAATATTGGATTCATCTGCTGGGGACTGGCCAGCTATGCAGGCTGAGCAATTGGCTCGGGTAGGTTTGAGATGTTGTGaaatcagaagaaaaaatcgTCCTGACCTGAAAACGGAGGTTTGGACTGTACTTGAACAGATGTTGCAGTCTGCTTCCACTAGGCTATGTTCCTTGTCATTTAAATCAGTATCAGAAGACCTTGGTGGTGTGCCATCCTATTTCATTTGTCCAATATTACAG GATGTCATGAGGGAGCCTCTAATTGCTGCAGATGGTTTTACCTATGAAGCCGAAGCTATAAGGGAGTGGATTGACAGTGGCCACCATACGTCACCCATGACAAACCTTGAGCTACTCCACCGTGATCTTTTGCCGAACCATGCCCTCCGTTCTGCAATCCAAGAATGGCTGCAGACAAATGCAAATTAA